In Aerosakkonema funiforme FACHB-1375, a genomic segment contains:
- a CDS encoding DUF5615 family PIN-like protein: protein MIRFYSNENFPLDMVQALRDFGYDVLTSYESGRANQRISDDEVLAFAKSEQRIVITLNRDDFIALHRRNKDHAGIIICKDDRDYQGQIEFLYHYLLSQTENLEHRLIRVLKQNQPKYAQPIFVIREYL from the coding sequence ATGATTAGATTTTACTCAAATGAAAATTTTCCTTTGGACATGGTGCAAGCTTTACGCGACTTCGGCTATGATGTGCTGACATCTTATGAGTCTGGACGAGCCAATCAAAGGATTTCAGATGATGAAGTTTTAGCCTTTGCCAAGAGTGAACAGCGAATTGTAATTACCCTAAATCGAGATGATTTTATTGCCTTGCATCGCCGGAACAAAGACCATGCAGGTATTATTATTTGTAAGGACGATCGAGACTATCAAGGGCAAATAGAATTTCTCTATCACTATTTATTATCTCAAACTGAAAACCTTGAGCATCGTCTCATTCGAGTGCTGAAACAGAATCAACCCAAATATGCTCAACCAATTTTTGTGATTAGGGAGTACTTATAG
- a CDS encoding DUF433 domain-containing protein has translation MNFKLVDSLVQLIESLDIEEYALLQDKLQNRIIQKTAGVCGGHACIRQTRIPVWTVISLQQQGADYQEIIRNFPSLTIPDLSAVQAYYENNKVEIDRVIAYHQDDADIEIDD, from the coding sequence ATGAATTTTAAATTAGTTGATTCTTTAGTGCAGTTAATCGAATCTCTGGATATAGAAGAATACGCTTTATTGCAAGATAAATTACAAAATAGAATAATTCAGAAAACAGCAGGAGTCTGTGGGGGTCATGCCTGCATCCGTCAAACGAGAATACCAGTCTGGACTGTAATTTCTTTGCAACAGCAAGGAGCCGATTATCAAGAAATTATCCGAAATTTTCCCAGCTTAACGATACCTGATTTGAGCGCAGTACAGGCTTACTATGAAAACAATAAAGTAGAAATCGATCGAGTTATTGCTTACCACCAAGATGATGCTGATATAGAAATCGATGATTAG